AGTATCTAAGGAAGCACAAATGATACgcaatgactaagggcaccaagaatgcagctgtaatgaaaaatagggcactgtggaactacaataggtatgacgttgtgagagagaTTCGGAAAGGTGTCATGTTCCCGATTTTGACGTTCGATAATGAGGTCTTCTGCATGAAATAAGAAGTTGAAGCAAGATCGTAAAtgaaacaacgtggcataggtagacttaatttgggagcacacgggaataccccaaattagagggtacagggtgacatgggatggacatcgtttgagtgctgggaagccagcagcaagataaattttgaggagagattgagaaaaatgggagagaagcgttgggctagaaaagttttcagctacttgtacatgaagaattttgatacaaaatggagaaagcgaactcgaaaactgtcaagcaactatttagacaacagcagaataccaagccaaaaggaaacatcggttaagaagaatgtgaaggaaacagagagtgACATGCGGAATATAGAAATGCTTATGAAATTGTCACTGGACgcctaccgaactttcaagcaggaaattgacaGGGAAAAAATATACGATCATTCTCAGGGTacttctctgctcttcgaggccaGGACGGGGGTATTGCTTATGAAATCATCACTGGacacctaccgaacttttaagcgggaaattgccagggaaaagatctacgatcaTTTTTgtggtagttctctgctcttcgaggctagaacaggGGTACTGCGGTCCAAAACGTAATGAGCAAAATACAAAGGCACAGACATGGCAtttagtgcgtgtggagaggaaaaacgGCTTAACATTCGGTGATGTCCTGTGAAGGGTCCCGCCCTATAGTCGCCGATAATGACACCGaacttttcaaagcattggggtttcgggacagtgaaggcaaaacagactttaaaAGGACAGAAATAACCAGGTGGAgactaactgattggtggctacaatcgaggcgcgagtgaaattcaatctttaaacacacagtgatagtactttaTGGCTAGGTTGCGTGAGCGACCactcgatctaaagggcacagctggatccatccatccatccatccatccatccatccatccatccatccatccatccatccatccatccatccatccatccatccatccatccatccatccattcatccgtccatccatccatccatccatccatccatccatccatccatccatccatccatccatccatccatccatccatccatccatccatccattcatccatccatccatccatccatccatccatccatccatccacccacccaccttACTTTCGCGCATTCTACAGCCCGTGACAGCCAATCGGATCAGCAGCCACATCACTGTAGCTGCTGACGTGATTTGGCCTCGTCAAGTGGCCAAAGCATGTCAATCTGTGAATGGGTGTCTTAAAACGCGTTTGGCTGAGTTGTACCTACCTGCACAGATCTTCAGCGATTCTAACTTCCGGAGTGCtataataaattacacagtttaagcagagagctcaaatcggtcTCTAAACAACCGATGAGAATGGGTCTGCCAGCCCAATGTATTTGTACATTATCGCCAATAGCGTTTCAAGGTCCCTTTAATGCTCTATGTGTGTGTACGTTAGGGATAGCTGCGTTCAGCTCTTTTATAGCGAAATAGTGCTCTGATTCATTTATTTGGTTTAGATAAATAGACAAAATTTTTGAAAAGGCCCTCTACTCCTCTTCATTACTTTGTATATGCTTGCTGCTTTCTCGTAGTGGATACATATTACTCTACATTCCCTTCTTTGCAAACTGTTACACCGCAATTATTTAAAGGAATTTAAAGCTCGCCATCAGGCTTGCTTTATGCGTTGAAGAACAGgaaggaggaagaaagaaaaaggggagaATCGTCAGTGGGTTAAAGAACAAAGTAATTTTTCCTAAAAGAGCACATTCAGTAACAGCTGTACTTCATATTGAATTCTTCATGTCGGCTACCTTTTCAAAtagccccgccacgatggtctagtggctaaggtactcggatgctgacccggaggtcgcaggatcaaatccccgctgtggcggctgcatttccgatggaggcggaaatgttgtaggcccatgtactcagatttccgtgcacgttaaagaaccatagatggtcgacatttccggacccctccactacggcgtctctcataatcataaggtggttttgggaagttaaaccccacaaattaatcaatctgccaatgaatcaatcaatcaatcaattaccttTTCATGTAAAAGCTTCACTGAAATACTCACTTACAGTCTGGTTTATTCTTGAGTATTTTTGTTCGTGGTGTTTGTCACTAAggttgttatatgagaaatatacCATAAACTGTAATCTATGTATTGCAAATGTTGTTGCTGTGGCACGGTGAAGAAGCAGGCACACTTCAACGTGGTAGCATAGGCAACGTACCGGCATTCACACGTCGTTATTACGTTAGCTAAAGCCAGAATAATAAACAACACTTACGAATGATGCCTGTTTTAGGATGTTTTTGAAAATCTTATCTCCCGAATAGTTGGTTGTATTAGCTTGGTGGTTTTACATGTGCTTTTATTCTGCTCACAAAGGATCCAAACCTTCCGTACTCTGTCAACTACGACCACACGGATGAACATGGCACGCGAATCTACAGCCTCGAGATCACGGACGCCGACAACGTGCGTATGGGCAGGTATGGCTACATGGACGCGAAGGGCCTGTACCGCCATGTTCACTACCTGGCAGACACTACAGGCTTCCATGTGTTCGTGTGCACCAACGAACCTGGCACCGAGACCTCCCACCCCGGCGATGCCGTCATTCACATGCATCACTGGGAGAAGGTAGATCCGGACTCGACTCTAGGAAGGTTGCTCGCCAAG
Above is a window of Rhipicephalus microplus isolate Deutch F79 chromosome 1, USDA_Rmic, whole genome shotgun sequence DNA encoding:
- the LOC119178175 gene encoding uncharacterized protein LOC119178175, translating into MLLKVLAICAVSAVLVQGHLVRRAADDTDPNLPYSVNYDHTDEHGTRIYSLEITDADNVRMGRYGYMDAKGLYRHVHYLADTTGFHVFVCTNEPGTETSHPGDAVIHMHHWEKVDPDSTLGRLLAKLPQITSLTASGNGKKKGRRSKITDANLDIGTIAERKLNATNVTSELQKTT